From the Nodularia sp. NIES-3585 genome, one window contains:
- a CDS encoding anti-sigma factor antagonist (This anti-anti-sigma factor, or anti-sigma factor antagonist, belongs to a family that includes characterized members SpoIIAA, RsbV, RsfA, and RsfB.), with protein sequence MATKVQSFMTSQPTQEDFPVSSIQETVIVQVPARLSVLEAVAFKQTCQDLIQENTPPKQITIDFHQTTFMDSSGLGALVSNFKNSQEKGIALTLLNVTPQVMAVLNLTGLDEVFTIESSSERSPIETDKATDTHKSNSRKVEPLPTTHPSVASWMKRFIDVIGALVGLVITGFLFIPIIVAIQSDDPGPIFFGQIRCGWMGKRFKIWKFRSMCVDAEAKKSQVKNEVQGAFFKNEKDPRVTRVGRFLRRTSLDELPQFWNVLKGDMSLVGTRPPTPDEVERYEVPEWQRLDVKPGMTGEWQVNGRSKVRSFEDVIRLDLEYQKNWSLLYDLKLIFKTVAILFNKNSGAV encoded by the coding sequence ATGGCAACGAAAGTGCAGAGCTTCATGACTAGCCAACCCACACAGGAAGACTTTCCAGTTTCTTCTATCCAGGAAACTGTCATAGTGCAGGTGCCAGCGCGGTTAAGCGTGCTTGAGGCAGTAGCCTTTAAGCAGACCTGCCAAGATTTAATTCAAGAAAATACACCTCCCAAGCAAATCACTATTGATTTTCACCAAACTACTTTTATGGATAGTAGTGGTTTGGGTGCTTTGGTGAGTAATTTCAAAAATTCCCAGGAAAAAGGGATTGCCTTGACTTTGCTCAATGTTACTCCTCAAGTCATGGCAGTGCTAAACCTCACAGGATTAGATGAAGTTTTCACCATTGAGTCTAGCAGCGAAAGGTCGCCAATAGAAACTGACAAAGCCACAGATACCCACAAGAGTAATTCTCGCAAAGTAGAGCCACTACCTACCACTCATCCATCTGTGGCATCTTGGATGAAACGGTTCATAGACGTTATTGGCGCACTAGTAGGTTTGGTAATTACCGGATTTTTGTTCATTCCCATTATTGTAGCTATCCAAAGTGATGATCCTGGCCCCATTTTCTTTGGTCAAATTCGCTGCGGTTGGATGGGCAAACGCTTTAAGATTTGGAAATTCCGTTCCATGTGTGTAGACGCTGAAGCGAAGAAGTCCCAAGTTAAAAATGAAGTCCAAGGTGCATTTTTCAAGAACGAAAAAGATCCTAGAGTAACACGGGTAGGGCGATTTTTGCGGCGAACTAGCTTGGATGAATTACCGCAATTTTGGAACGTCCTCAAAGGAGATATGAGCTTAGTGGGTACTAGACCACCCACACCAGATGAAGTAGAGCGCTATGAAGTACCAGAATGGCAACGTTTAGACGTTAAACCCGGTATGACTGGAGAATGGCAAGTCAATGGACGTTCTAAGGTACGCAGTTTTGAAGATGTAATTCGTCTGGATTTAGAGTATCAAAAAAATTGGAGTTTATTATACGATTTGAAATTAATTTTCAAAACTGTAGCAATTCTATTCAATAAAAATAGTGGTGCTGTTTAG
- a CDS encoding Txe/YoeB family addiction module toxin, with protein MKKVAFEPEAFEQLGEWATEDKRIFKKILALIKDIQRDAFTGIGKPEAMKYQLQGYWSRCISDEHRLVYKVEADLLIILSCKYHYD; from the coding sequence ATGAAAAAGGTGGCATTTGAACCAGAAGCCTTTGAACAACTTGGTGAATGGGCTACAGAAGATAAAAGAATTTTCAAAAAAATATTGGCACTAATTAAAGATATACAAAGAGATGCTTTTACAGGAATAGGTAAGCCAGAAGCCATGAAATATCAACTACAAGGTTACTGGTCAAGGTGTATTTCAGATGAACATCGATTAGTTTACAAAGTGGAAGCAGATTTATTAATTATTTTGTCCTGTAAATATCATTATGACTAA